Within Deltaproteobacteria bacterium, the genomic segment CATGACAAACTACTACACCTTGCCCATGTTGATCGCGGACATTTACCCGTGCTTATACTGCGGACATATACCGTATCAGTAACACTCAAAAATTAATTGCTGACAAATATTGTTTTATTATACTACAATAAATATTTACCGAGGCACTGATTATAAATATGGCTATCATACTTAAAAATATTATTACTGAAGAGCTTCTAAATAAAGCTAGGCAAAACGATGCCGCTGCCTCTCGACAACTGTGGAATATTTGCTGGCCAATAGTCTTTAATGTTTGCACGCGCATGTTAGATAATGAATTTATCGCCACTGAAGTGAGCGTTGAAGCCCTAACCCAATTTATCATTAAATATATTCATTCGATTGAACACGCAGAGGCTGTACGCACTTATGTGCAACTTATTGCAGTTCGCCTTGCAATTAAAGAGCGTCGTCGTCAACAAAGACGCTCCCTAATGGATATGGATGAACTTGCGGCTGCAACCACACTAAATTTAGAAGAACGGGCTAATTATAAACTTTTAATACCACGACTTGAGAGTTGCTTGGCCAAACTATCTCCCAAAACTCAAAAAATTTTAAAGCTACGCTTTTTTCGTGGCATGACTAATCCCGATATAGGTAATCTTGTTGGTGCATCTAAACAATATATTGGCAGAGTATTATCAAAATCCATTTCAACTTTACGAAAATGTATTGAACGCCCTAGAACCCCACAACATTTTAGGCAATCAGGGAGTCTATTATGAATAACTCATTTAATACTATAAGTATAAATAACGAAACTATAGAGAAACTTCTGGCTTTTCGTTTGGGCGATATGCGTGAAGAAGATATAGTATGCCCAGAGCTTGCTAAATTATCTGCTACTTTATCCGGTGTTGCCAAACCAGAAGATATACAGATAGTTGATGAACATATGAAACAATGCCATGAGTGCACCCAAACTATAAGTGAGTGGCGAGCATTAACAAAAAGCAACCAACCTATTTTTTCGCAACTAAGCTCCTTTACTCTCTTTGTTAGACAACATATTAAATTTCTAAGTTTTACTTTTGTTGGTGCAATGGCAATATTTTTTGCATTATCAATTTGGCATCAAGATCTTCTTGAACATATATATCCTAAAGATACACAAAATTTTGGTCAGATTGCCATGAAGGGCGGTGATGATACTATTACCATTGCCGTACAGCGAGGCACCGAGCGGTTTAGTTTAACTAAAAACCACAATTTGCAAGATGGCGACCAAATTAGTTTCTTCTATACTACTACCAAAGATGGCTATCTTGCTTTACTCAGCGTTGAGCAAACTGGCAATACCAGCTTATTATTTCCAATAGATAGCCAACTGAGTGCCCAAATCCGTAAGGGTGCAAATATTGCCCTTCCCCATGGCGCAATCATTGAAAAACAGACCAATTGTGAATGGATAGTTGGCGTTTTTTCAGATCAACCGCTTAAACTTTCTTCAATTCTAGTTACTGCAAGACAGGCGGCTTTGCAATCTAACAATGATTGTCAATTGCCTATACGAATAATCGGTGCAAGAACGGTGATCACATGGAAATAAATCATCAGCGCTTTTATTTTACGTTCATTATATTTTTACTGCTATCTTTATCTTCAATATCACATGCAGCTGTTGTTCGTTATGCTATTGTAGTTGGCAATAACATAGG encodes:
- a CDS encoding sigma-70 family RNA polymerase sigma factor — protein: MAIILKNIITEELLNKARQNDAAASRQLWNICWPIVFNVCTRMLDNEFIATEVSVEALTQFIIKYIHSIEHAEAVRTYVQLIAVRLAIKERRRQQRRSLMDMDELAAATTLNLEERANYKLLIPRLESCLAKLSPKTQKILKLRFFRGMTNPDIGNLVGASKQYIGRVLSKSISTLRKCIERPRTPQHFRQSGSLL
- a CDS encoding DUF4384 domain-containing protein, which gives rise to MNNSFNTISINNETIEKLLAFRLGDMREEDIVCPELAKLSATLSGVAKPEDIQIVDEHMKQCHECTQTISEWRALTKSNQPIFSQLSSFTLFVRQHIKFLSFTFVGAMAIFFALSIWHQDLLEHIYPKDTQNFGQIAMKGGDDTITIAVQRGTERFSLTKNHNLQDGDQISFFYTTTKDGYLALLSVEQTGNTSLLFPIDSQLSAQIRKGANIALPHGAIIEKQTNCEWIVGVFSDQPLKLSSILVTARQAALQSNNDCQLPIRIIGARTVITWK